A part of Aspergillus flavus chromosome 5, complete sequence genomic DNA contains:
- a CDS encoding P-loop containing nucleoside triphosphate hydrolase protein, with protein sequence MPSLATVPRRRQRSEEEDESDDSSSTPGNPTPASNSSKRIRLDANSSGDEHDTEDTSSGTSDEEEGAENGNNVNGVSKLSKIAKTRNPQPMQNGDGAVQEAYKPGAIVRIKVTDFVTYTSAEFFPGPKLNMVIGPNGTGKSTLVCAICLGLGWGPAHLGRAKDPGEFVKHGCREATIEIELAGGPHFRRNPVVTRTIKRDGNKSSFTINGKTASRTQVLKLAQSFSIQIDNLCQFLPQDKVSEFAALTPIELLNSTQRAAAGAEMIEWHDNLKQLRARQKKLQADNKSDKDLLTNLEERQEMQRADVERMRQRAEIKRKIEMLELTRPMVKYKDMHNDFKDKRRRKEEIALEYENLKAELEPSLRAVNAKQEYCLQIDNVVSYKKARVEEAERTASALGKKIEQYEEKMKNLEKEIDAEKKSNANSKEDGMRIQQTINKLNRQLAEGAIEFDADWYNERIREKRREAREIEDKANQIKDDRRPLSEALKEKTDKVTELERHLQRLESQSGRQEEKLKQLSYESYKAYQWIQTNQDKFEKEVFGPPIVTCSVKDPKYADAVESLLQRNDYIAFTVQCRNDFRTLQRELNIGQKLADISIKTSSVSLDSFRPPLTGDEIRNLGFDGWAKDFINGPDPVVATLCSENRLHQTPIGHRAITDEEFRKIEQGSISSWVAGRQSYQITRRKEYGPSATSTRVRHLKPAKVWTSQPLDASAKQDLVRNIQVLKDEVRELQEKMDMERANLQQLGHDFDECERERLELEREKSEKQTALTNYRAIPERIRQQELRLRDIQKIFQDVKTRVLDIRSRQDQLSIEKAEATLEYANAVEHLRVLHEELIKLKIRHIEAFSDLEILKDRNIEHRDRLEAKNNELKDAMQEVKAMSVAVKEMMKQANKVVQLSERQPDLAALLSSLVDHTVDQLEADIDSEKARLELTHGGSSNIIKEFEEREKQIQKLRGKLSEFEAQLAEFDHAINEIRGKWEPKLDEIIKSISDAFSDSFARIGCAGQVTLDKAEDEAGADGEPGGSDFDQWSIQIHVKFREHENLSLLDSHRQSGGERAVSTIFYLMALQSLSASPFRVVDEINQGMDPRNERMVHGRLVDIACAPSENGGGGQYFLITPKLLSGLVYKPGMRVLCIYSGEHMPKDYEQLDFGQAVQRMRAIRDRGRALEDPTQRSNGHVDVHA encoded by the exons ATGCCTTCATTAGCGACGGTGCCTCGCCGACGACAGcgaagcgaagaagaagacgaaagcGACGACTCGTCAAGCACACCAGGCAACCCCACGCCCGCGTCAAACAGCAGCAAGCGGATCCGTCTGGACGCCAACTCAAGCGGCGATGAGCATGACACGGAAGATACGTCTAGTGGGACGagtgatgaagaggagggggCTGAGAATGGCAATAATGTAAACGGGGTTTCGAAGCTATCCAAGATAGCGAAAACCCGCAATCCGCAACCTATGCAGaatggagatggagcagTGCAGGAAGCCTACAAACCGGGCGCGATTGTGCGCATCAAGGTCACTGATTTCGTGACGTATACGTCTGCGGAATTCTTTCCCGGGCCGAAATTGAATATGGTTATTGGACCGAATGGAACGGGGAAGAGTACCCTTGTTTGTGCGATTTGTTTGGGATTGGGATGGGGACCTGCG CACTTGGGACGTGCCAAGGACCCCGGCGAATTCGTGAAGCACGGTTGCAGAGAGGCTACAATTGAGATCGAGCTCGCGGGAGGACCTCATTTTCGTCGGAACCCGGTCGTAACTCGGACGATCAAGCGCGATGGCAACAAAAGCTCGTTTACCATAAACGGGAAGACCGCATCGCGCACCCAGGTGCTGAAGTTGGCTCAGTCGTTCTCCATTCAAATCGACAATCTGTGTCAGTTCTTACCGCAAGATAAGGTCAGCGAGTTCGCTGCTCTTACGCCCATTGAACTCCTCAACTCCACACAAAGGGCTGCAGCGGGTGCTGAAATGATTGAATGGCACGATAACCTGAAGCAGCTGAGGGCCCGGCAGAAGAAATTACAAGCGGATAATAAAAGCGACAAGGATCTCCTAACTAATCTCGAAGAGCGACAAGAGATGCAAAGGGCGGATGTTGAAAGGATGCGACAGAGAGCTGAGATCAAGAGGAAGATCGAGATGTTGGAGCTGACCCGACCAATGGTGAAGTACAAGGATATGCACAACGACTTCAAGGACAAGAGacggagaaaagaggaaattgCCCTTGAGTACGAAAACCTCAAGGCTGAGCTTGAACCTTCCTTGAGAGCAGTCAATGCGAAACAAGAGTATTGTCTGCAGATCGACAATGTCGTCAGTTACAAGAAAGCGCGTGTTGAGGAAGCAGAACGTACGGCTTCAGCCCTAGGGAAAAAAATCGAGCAATacgaagagaagatgaaaaatctagaaaaggaaatagacgcggagaagaagagcaatgcCAATTCGAAAGAGGATGGGATGAGGATTCAGCAGACCATTAACAAACTCAACCGCCAATTGGCTGAAGGGGCCATTGAGTTCGATGCCGATTGGTATAATGAGAGAATT agagaaaagcgACGAGAGGCTCGGGAAATTGAGGATAAAGCAAACCAAATCAAAGATGACCGAAGGCCACTCAGCGAAGCCCTAAAGGAGAAAACCGACAAAGTCACGGAGTTGGAACGACATTTGCAGAGACTAGAATCTCAATCAGGAcggcaagaagaaaagctgaaaCAGTTATCATACGAATCCTACAAGGCTTACCAGTGGATCCAGACGAATCAGGACAAATTCGAAAAAGAAGTGTTTGGCCCTCCGATTGTCACCTGCTCTGTGAAGGACCCTAAATACGCTGATGCTGTCGAATCACTATTGCAACGGAATGATTACATCGCATTCACTGTACAGTGTCGCAACGATTTCAGGACGCTTCAAAGGGAACTAAATATCGGGCAAAAGTTGGCCGATATCAGCATCAAGACCAGTTCTGTTTCCTTGGATAGTTTCCGTCCTCCCTTAACTGGAGACGAGATTCGGAATCTCGGGTTCGATGGTTGGGCGAAAGATTTCATCAATGGACCAGACCCAGTGGTCGCCACACTATGTAGCGAGAATCGGCTGCACCAAACACCTATCGGCCATCGAGCTATCACGGACGAAGAGTTTCGCAAAATAGAACAGGGGTCGATATCCTCCTGGGTGGCTGGCAGGCAAAGCTACCAAATCACGCGACGAAAAGAATATGGTCCCAGTGCAACTTCAACCCGTGTGAGACATTTGAAGCCGGCGAAGGTGTGGACATCACAACCCTTGGATGCATCAGCGAAACAGGATCTGGTTCGAAATATTCAAGTTCTCAAGGACGAAGTGCGCGAGTTGCAGGAAAAGATGGACATGGAGAGAGCCAATCTACAGCAGCTCGGCCATGATTTTGATGAATGTGAACGGGAACGG CTCGAACTTGAGAGGGAGAAGTCCGAAAAACAAACGGCTCTTACAAACTACCGGGCTATCCCCGAAAGAATTC GCCAGCAGGAACTCCGACTGAGAGACATCCAGAAGATTTTTCAAGATGTGAAAACCAGGGTTCTTGATATTCGCAGTCGACAGGACCAGCTATCGATTGAGAAAGCTGAGGCGACACTTGAATACGCT AACGCGGTCGAACATCTTCGAGTACTGCACGAGGAACTCATCAAGTTAAAGATCCGCCATATTGAGGCTTTCTCCGACTTAGAAATTTTGAAGGATCGTAATATAGAACACAGAGACAGGTTGGAAGCTAAAAATAACGAGCTGAAAGACGCCATGCAGGAAGTGAAGGCCATGTCGGTAGCCGTCAAAGAAATGATGAAGCAGGCAAACAAGGTTGTACAACTGTCGGAGCGTCAGCCTGACTTGGCTGCCCTGCTCTCCAGTTTGGTCGATCATACTGTCGATCAACTTGAAGCAGACATCGACTCGGAGAAGGCTCGCCTGGAGCTCACGCATGGAGGGAGCAGCAACATCATTAAAGAATTCGAAGAACGTGAAAAACAGATACAAAAACTGCGTGGCAAGCTCTCCGAATTCGAGGCTCAACTCGCGGAATTTGACCACGCCATCAACGAAATCCGCGGGAAGTGGGAACCCAAGCTCGATGAGATCATAAAGAGCATAAGTGACGCTTTCTCTGACTCGTTTGCCCGCATTGGCTGTGCCGGGCAGGTCACATTAGACAAAGCAGAGGATGAAGCAGGCGCCGACGGCGAACCTGGAGGCAGCGACTTTGACCAGTGGTCCATCCAGATCCACGTCAAATTTCGAGAGCACGAGAATCTCTCCCTCCTCGACTCTCACCGCCAATCGGGTGGAGAAAGAGCCGTAAGTACGATCTTCTACCTCATGGCTCTGCAGTCGCTGTCCGCATCTCCGTTCCGCGTCGTCGACGAGATTAACCAAGGTATGGACCCGCGCAATGAACGCATGGTACACGGACGCCTGGTGGACATAGCCTGTGCCCCCTCCGAAAACGGAGGTGGCGGGCAATACTTCCTCATCACACCCAAACTGCTCAGCGGCTTAGTCTACAAGCCAGGCATGAGGGTCCTCTGCATCTATAGCGGTGAGCATATGCCCAAAGACTACGAGCAGCTTGACTTTGGGCAAGCCGTTCAACGAATGAGGGCTATACGGGATCGAGGAAGGGCCCTCGAGGATCCTACTCAAAGAAGTAACGGCCATGTTGACGTTCACGCTTGA
- a CDS encoding putative beta-galactosidase B, translating to MLISKTVLSGLALGASFVGVSAQQNSTRWPLHDNGLTDTVEWDHYSFLINGQRHFVFSGEFHYWRIPVPELWRDLLEKIKAAGFTAFSIYNHWGYHSPKPGVLDFENGAHNFTSIMTLAKEIGLYMIIRPGPYVNAEANAGGLPLWTTTGAYGKLRDNDPRYLEALTPYWANISKIIAPHLITNGGNVILYQIENEYAEQWLDEETHEPNTSGQEYMQYLEDVARENGIDAPLIHNLPNMNGHSWSKDLSNATGNVDVIGVDSYPTCWTCNVSECASTNGEYIPYKTLIYYDYFKELSPTQPSFMPEFQGGSYNPWGGPQGGCPDDLGPDFANLFYRNLISQRVSAISLYMLYGGTNWGWHASTDVATSYDYSSPISENRKLIEKYYETKVLTQFTKIAQDLSKVDRLGNSTKYSSNPAVSVAELRNPDTGAAFYVTQHEYTPSGTVEKFTVKVNTSEGALTIPQYGSQITLNGHQSKIIVTDFKFGSKTLLYSTAEVLTYAVIDGKEVLALWVPTGESGEFTVKGVNSAKFADKGRTANIEIHPGANNVTVSFMQRSGMSLVELGDGTRIVLLDRSAAHVFWSTPLNNDPAEAGNNTVLVHGPYLVRSAKLEGCDLKLTGDIQNSTEVSIFAPKSVCSVNWNGKKTSVKSAKGGVITTTLGGDAKFELPTISGWKSADSLPEIAKDYSATSKAWVVATKTNSSNPTPPAPNNPVLYVDENDIHVGNHIYRATFPSTDEPPTDVYLNITGGRAFSYSVWLNSDFIGSWLGTATTEQNDQTFSFSNATLSTDEDNILVVVMDNSAHDLRDGALNPRGITNATLIGPGSYSFTEWKLAGNAGFEDHLDPVRAPLNEGSLYAERVGIHLPGYEFDEAEEVSSNSTSLTVPGAGIRVFRTVVPLSVPQGLDVSISFRLTAPSNVTFTSAEGYTNQLRALLFVNGYQYGRFNPYIGHQIDFPVPPGVLDYNGDNTIAVTVWSQSVDGAEIKVDWNVDYVHETSFDMNFDGAYLRPGWIEERREYA from the exons ATGCTCATCTCCAAGACCGTGCTCAGCGGGCTTGCCTTGGGGGCGTCCTTCGTTGGCGTTTCTGCTCAGCAGAACTCAACCCGTTGGCCGTTGCATGACAACGGCTTGACAGACACTGTAGAATG GGATCACTATAGTTTCTTGATTAATGGTCAGAgacattttgttttctctggAGAG TTCCATTACTGGCGTATTCCTGT GCCCGAATTATGGAGAGATCtactggagaagatcaaggcCGCTGG TTTCACTGCCTTTTCCATCTACAATCACTGGGGATACCACAGCCCTAAACCCGGTGTTCTCGACTTTGAGAACGGAGCCCACAACTTCACCTCGATCATGACTCTAGCCAAAGAGATAGGTCTCTACATGATCATCCGGCCGGGCCCATACGTCAATGCAGAAGCCAATGCTGGCGGTCTCCCTCTGTGGACGACTACGGGTGCCTACGGGAAACTGCGGGATAACGACCCTCGGTACCTGGAGGCTTTGACCCCGTACTGGGCTAACATTTCTAAAATTATTGCCCCTCATCTCATCACTAATGGCGGAAATGTAATCCTGTATCAGATCGAAAATGAGTACGCCGAGCAGTGGCTTGATGAGGAAACCCACGAGCCCAACACGTCTGGTCAGGAATACATGCAGTATTTGGAGGATGTTGCTCGGGAAAATGGCATTGATGCTCCTCTGATCCATAATCTTCCCAACATG AACGGTCACTCATGGTCCAAGGACCTCTCCAACGCCACCGGAAATGTCGATGTCATTGGCGTGGACAGCTATCCCACTTGCTGGACCTGCAATGTCAGTGAGTGTGCTTCAACTAACGGAGAGTATATCCCATAT AAAACCTTGATCTACTACGA CTACTTTAAGGAATTGTCACC CACTCAACCAAGCTTCATGCCCGAGTTCCAAGGCGGCTCGTACAACCCATGGGGTGGACCTCAAGGCGGCTGCCCGGATGACCTTGGCCCGGATTTTGCGAATCTCTTCTACCGAAACTTGATCTCCCAGAGAGTCAGCGCTATCTCGTTGTACATGTTGTACGGCGGTACCAACTGGGGCTGGCACGCCTCAACGGATGTCG CGACGAGCTACGACTACTCTTCTCCAATTTCGGAGAACCGAAAGCTCATTGAGAAATACTATGAGACGAAAGTACTCACTCAATTCACGAAAA TCGCCCAGGATCTGTCTAAGGTCGACCGGTTAGGCAAC AGCACGAAATACTCGAGCAATCCAGCAGTGTCGGTTGCTGAGCTGCGGAACCCTGACACTGGCGCGGCTTTCTACGTAACTCAGCACGAGTACACTCCATCTGGAACGGTTGAAAAGTTCACGGTCAAGGTTAACACTTCCGAGGGTGCTC TTACTATTCCTCAGTATGGCTCCCAAATCACTCTCAACGGTCACCAATCCAAGATCATTGTCACGGACTTCAAGTTCGGCTCGAAGACACTCCTTTACTCTACGGCGGAGGTTCTTACCTACGCTGTTATCGATGGCAAAGAAGTGCTGGCTCTCTGGGTCCCTACTGGAGAATCGGGAGAATTCACCGTGAAGGGAGTGAATTCGGCTAAGTTCGCCGACAAAGGGCGTACTGCGAACATCGAGATTCACCCTGGGGCAAACAATGTGACAGTCTCTTTCATGCAGAGATCGGGTATGAGCCTGGTTGAGCTTGGTGATGGGACACGCATTGTTCTTCTCGATCGGTCTGCTGCTCATGTATTCTGGTCTACTCCACTCAACAATGACCCTGCTGAGGCAGGCAACAACACTG TCCTTGTCCATGGCCCCTACTTAGTTCGCTCGGCTAAACTGGAAGGCTGTGACTTGAAACTCACTGGAGATATCCAGAACTCTACAGAGGTCAGCATCTTTGCACCCAAGTCTGTATGCTCTGTCAATTGGAATGGCAAGAAGACATCCGTCAAGTCGGCGAAGGGTGGTGTTATAACCACAACCCTGGGAGGCGATGCCAAGTTCGAGCTTCCCACGATCTCCGGCTGGAAGTCTGCGGACAGTCTCCCTGAAATCGCAAAGGACTACTCCGCTACAAGCAAGGCTTGGGTTG TGGCTACAAAGACAAACTCGTCTAACCCTACTCCCCCGGCACCGAACAACCCAGTCCTCTACGTAGACGAGAACGATATCCACGTCGGCAACCACATCTACCGCGCCACATTCCCCAGCACCGACGAGCCTCCAACCGACGTCTACCTCAACATCACCGGAGGTCGCGCATTCAGCTACTCAGTCTGGCTGAACTCCGACTTCATCGGCTCCTGGCTCGGCACCGCGACAACTGAGCAAAACGACCAgacattctccttctccaacgcAACCCTCAGCACAGACGAAGACAACATCCTAGTCGTCGTCATGGACAACTCAGCCCACGACTTGCGCGACGGAGCACTCAACCCCCGAGGCATCACAAATGCCACCCTCATCGGTCCCGGAAGCTACTCCTTCACCGAGTGGAAACTGGCCGGCAACGCAGGCTTCGAAGACCACCTTGACCCGGTCCGCGCCCCGCTCAACGAGGGCAGTCTGTACGCCGAGCGCGTCGGTATCCATCTCCCGGGCTATGAGTTCGACGAAGCCGAGGAGGTGTCTTCAAACAGCACGAGCCTAACCGTTCCCGGCGCTGGTATTCGCGTCTTCCGCACTGTTGTTCCCCTCTCCGTACCCCAGGGACTGGACGTCTCTATCTCGTTCCGTCTGACGGCGCCCTCGAACGTAACTTTTACCTCTGCGGAGGGGTATACTAACCAGCTGCGCGCTCTGCTTTTCGTCAATGGGTACCAGTATGGTCGCTTTAACCCCTATATCGGTCATCAGATCGACTTCCCTGTTCCTCCGGGTGTCCTTGATTACAATGGGGATAACACGATTGCCGTGACGGTGTGGAGTCAGAGTGTGGATGGTGCTGAGATCAAGGTCGATTGGAATGTGGACTATGTCCATGAGACCAGCTTCGATATGAACTTTGATGGAGCGTACCTGAGACCTGGATGGATCGAGGAGAGACGTGAATATGCTTAA
- a CDS encoding putative mitochondrial carrier protein ymc — translation MASELKANEPNVAVWRETVTDLTAGAAGGAAQVLIGEYHLLYNSYGQPFDLVKVRLQTQNGGNTLPTARNIWAKEGPLAFYRGTLMPLLGVGACVSIQFGAFHGIRQAIESYNTDKRPGHDSTLSIPQYYLAEHIRIRLQTQPHGAARIYNGPLDCALKLIRTAGIAGIYRGQAVTLLREIHGYGVWLAAYEGLVGIAMARQQKEREELPS, via the exons ATGGCTTCGGAATTGAAAGCGAACGAGCCTAATGTGGCTGTTTGGAGGGAGACTGTTACGGATCTCACTGCGGGAGCGGCTGGTGGTGCTGCTCAGGTCTTGATCGGCGAGTACCATTTACTATACAATTCGTATG GCCAGCCATTTG ACCTAGTCAAAGTCCGGCTACAAACCCAAAACGGAGGCAATACCTTGCCAACCGCTCGCAACATCTGGGCCAAAGAAGGGCCTTTGGCATTTTATAGA GGCACTCTTATGCCGCTGTTGGGTGTTGGGGCTTGC GTCAGCATTCAATTCGGTGCCTTCCATGGGATCCGACAAGCCATTGAGTCCTACAATACAGATAAGCGCCCAGGGCATGATTCAACCCTATCCATACCGCAATACTACCTCGCCG AACACATCCGTATCCGCTTACAAACGCAACCTCATGGAGCAGCCAGAATATACAACGGACCCTTGGACTGTGCTCTCAAGCTCATCCGTACCGCCGGCATCGCTGGTATCTACCGCGGACAGGCAGTAACTCTGCTCAGAGAAATCCACGGTTACGGAGTGTGGTTGGCAGCATACGAGGGTCTCGTGGGCATCGCCATGGCCCGTCAGCAAAAGGAACGAGAAGAACTCCCAAGCTGA
- a CDS encoding peptidase M24, structural domain-containing protein has translation MEEPPFSIPPHSRRIDPTQPRTATFKPDGSDNDNDRVEVGPTPLAFAEWQHLGLQPPHLPTMRAYRLQRICDQLISRDLGGILLFDPLNIRYATDTSNMQLWTAHNPSRACFVAASGYLVLWDFHGCNHLSAHLPLIKETRSGASFFYFETGNRTDEHAARFCAQVDELLRKHAGNNRRLAVDRIEVAGLRALDALGVEVCNGQAVTELARMIKGPDEIRAMRCAVASCEAAVGEMRQAMRAGATENDVWAALHAGNIRRGGEWIETRLLSSGPRTNPWYQECGPRILRDGDLVSFDTDLIGVYGICVDMSRSWICGDLEPTAEQKRLYRIAHEHITNNIEMVKPGVRFTELTRNGHRLPESCRAQRYSVMFHGVGLCDEYPTIRYPEDLESYGYEGELQAGMVLCVEAYVGEVGGKDGIKLENQLLVTETGYELLTRYPFEESFLRD, from the coding sequence ATGGAAGAACCGCCCTTCTCCATCCCTCCTCATTCTCGGCGTATCGACCCCACCCAGCCGCGCACCGCTACGTTCAAACCTGATGGTTCAGACAACGACAACGACCGCGTAGAGGTCGGACCGACTCCGCTGGCGTTCGCGGAGTGGCAGCATCTGGGTCTGCAGCCACCTCACCTACCGACCATGCGCGCGTATCGTCTACAGCGCATTTGCGATCAACTAATTAGTCGCGACCTAGGTGGCATCCTATTGTTCGATCCACTGAACATCCGTTACGCCACCGACACCAGCAATATGCAGCTGTGGACAGCGCACAACCCCTCCCGGGCCTGCTTCGTCGCCGCCAGCGGTTACCTAGTGTTGTGGGATTTCCATGGTTGCAATCATCTTTCTGCGCACCTGCCGCTGATTAAGGAAACGCGCAGTGGCGCCTCTTTCTTCTACTTTGAAACCGGCAACCGTACCGATGAACACGCCGCGCGTTTCTGCGCACAAGTTGACGAATTGCTCCGAAAGCATGCCGGCAATAACCGCCGGCTAGCCGTGGACCGCATTGAAGTCGCCGGCCTGCGTGCCCTCGATGCGCTGGGAGTGGAAGTCTGTAATGGGCAGGCCGTCACCGAGCTTGCGCGGATGATTAAGGGCCCAGATGAGATCCGGGCTATGCGCTGTGCGGTCGCCTCCTGCGAAGCCGCGGTTGGCGAGATGCGTCAGGCCATGCGCGCCGGTGCCACAGAAAATGACGTCTGGGCTGCTCTGCACGCAGGCAATATTCGCCGTGGCGGCGAATGGATTGAAACTCGCCTTCTTAGTTCCGGACCGCGCACCAACCCTTGGTATCAGGAATGCGGGCCGCGGATACTTCGCGATGGAGACCTGGTGTCGTTCGACACCGACCTCATTGGCGTATACGGTATCTGCGTGGACATGTCGCGCAGCTGGATCTGCGGCGACCTTGAACCTACAGCAGAACAGAAACGTCTGTATCGCATCGCCCACGAACATATCACCAATAACATCGAGATGGTTAAGCCCGGGGTACGTTTTACGGAACTGACGCGCAACGGTCACCGCCTGCCTGAAAGCTGCCGCGCTCAGCGCTATAGCGTGATGTTTCATGGTGTAGGCCTGTGCGACGAGTACCCTACCATCCGCTACCCCGAAGACCTGGAGTCTTACGGCTACGAAGGAGAGCTGCAAGCGGGCATGGTACTATGCGTTGAGGCTTATGTCGGTGAAGTGGGCGGCAAAGACGGCATCAAGCTAGAGAACCAGCTACTCGTGACGGAGACGGGCTATGAGCTACTAACTCGCTATCCCTTCGAAGAGAGCTTCCTACGCGACTGA